A stretch of the Haloarcula ordinaria genome encodes the following:
- a CDS encoding DUF4013 domain-containing protein — protein sequence MFQEAINYPRNGDSAIKNLAIGGLLLLFSFLLVPAFLVLGYILRALRMVMDGEEELPEFDEWGELLTDGLQVFAIGFVYALIPALIATVAVIASGASIGLGGDSAAGGLAAGLIFLVTSLVLFVVSLALAYVLPAAVVAFAREDRLGAAFSVAELRPLLFSRTYATGWLVAFGISFLAGIVIGVLNAVVIGVILAPFVSFYANLAGTHAIGEAVREMPAMEEGPDSTAGQPAV from the coding sequence ATGTTTCAAGAAGCCATAAACTACCCACGTAACGGCGACAGCGCGATAAAGAACCTCGCTATCGGCGGCCTCCTGCTGCTCTTTAGTTTCCTGCTCGTCCCGGCGTTCCTCGTCCTCGGCTACATCCTCCGGGCCCTCCGGATGGTCATGGACGGCGAAGAGGAACTGCCGGAGTTCGACGAGTGGGGCGAGTTGCTCACCGACGGGCTGCAAGTGTTCGCCATCGGGTTCGTGTACGCGCTCATCCCCGCACTCATCGCCACCGTGGCGGTGATTGCGAGTGGGGCGTCCATCGGACTCGGCGGCGACAGCGCGGCCGGCGGCCTCGCCGCGGGGCTCATCTTCCTCGTGACGTCGCTCGTCCTGTTCGTCGTCTCGCTGGCGCTGGCGTACGTGCTCCCGGCCGCAGTCGTGGCCTTCGCCCGTGAGGACCGCCTCGGTGCGGCGTTCTCGGTTGCCGAACTCCGCCCGCTCCTGTTCAGCCGGACCTACGCGACTGGCTGGCTCGTCGCGTTCGGTATCAGCTTCCTGGCCGGGATCGTCATCGGCGTGCTGAACGCCGTGGTCATCGGTGTCATCCTCGCCCCGTTCGTGTCCTTCTACGCGAACCTGGCCGGCACCCACGCCATCGGTGAGGCCGTCCGTGAGATGCCCGCCATGGAAGAGGGACCCGACTCGACGGCCGGACAACCCGCCGTCTGA
- a CDS encoding NAD(P)/FAD-dependent oxidoreductase yields MTEQVAVVGAGAAGAAATYALRGDPVEVTVFEKSRGVCGRAATRRKNDCVYEYGANYLKPSDDRVTDLVTEQLPTDGLVDIEEPVYVFDAAGDLGEGRDADAHKWTYEAGITQLAKRLFAATDAEVHNEVRVETLDRHADSWRVVDDEGHDHGAFDAVLLTPPAPQTADLLGQAAWDHDDRRALRQAIASVPYRTVVTGVLHYPFELDMPWYGAVNTDKDHDIGWLSREECKPGHVPDGESLLIVQMNQPWSIANYDVRPDEMLETIADRAASLVDDDRVRDPDWTDYQHWRYSQPEGEIEHETLASGVDHDLFFAGDWVAGEGRIHAAVGSGLDVAGDIARR; encoded by the coding sequence ATGACCGAACAGGTGGCAGTCGTCGGCGCAGGAGCGGCCGGCGCCGCGGCGACGTACGCACTCCGTGGCGACCCCGTCGAAGTCACCGTCTTCGAGAAGAGCCGGGGCGTCTGCGGGCGCGCGGCGACGCGGCGGAAGAACGACTGCGTCTACGAGTACGGCGCGAACTACCTCAAACCGAGCGACGACCGGGTGACGGACCTCGTGACCGAGCAGCTGCCCACCGACGGTCTCGTGGACATCGAAGAGCCGGTGTACGTCTTCGATGCGGCTGGCGACCTCGGCGAGGGGCGGGACGCCGACGCGCACAAGTGGACCTACGAGGCCGGTATCACGCAACTCGCGAAACGGCTGTTCGCCGCGACGGACGCCGAGGTCCACAACGAAGTCAGGGTCGAGACGCTGGACCGGCACGCCGACAGCTGGCGGGTCGTCGACGACGAGGGCCACGACCACGGGGCATTCGACGCCGTCCTCCTGACCCCGCCTGCGCCACAGACTGCCGACCTGCTGGGTCAGGCGGCCTGGGACCACGACGACCGTCGCGCGCTCAGACAGGCCATCGCGTCGGTCCCCTATCGGACAGTCGTCACCGGCGTCCTGCACTACCCGTTCGAACTCGACATGCCGTGGTACGGCGCGGTGAACACGGACAAAGACCACGATATCGGCTGGCTCTCGCGTGAAGAGTGCAAGCCAGGCCACGTGCCGGACGGTGAGAGTCTCCTCATCGTCCAGATGAACCAGCCGTGGTCGATCGCGAACTACGACGTTCGGCCGGACGAGATGCTCGAGACCATCGCCGACCGGGCCGCTTCGCTCGTCGACGACGACCGCGTCCGGGACCCCGACTGGACCGACTACCAGCACTGGCGCTACTCACAACCGGAGGGCGAAATCGAACACGAGACCCTCGCTAGCGGCGTCGACCACGACCTCTTCTTCGCCGGTGACTGGGTCGCGGGGGAGGGCCGCATCCACGCGGCAGTAGGCAGTGGGCTCGACGTCGCGGGCGACATCGCCCGGCGCTGA
- the rqcH gene encoding ribosome rescue protein RqcH yields the protein MDHKRELTSVDLAALETELGAYEGAKLDKAYLYADDDLVRLKMRDFDRGRVEFVIELGEVKRAHVVAADHVPDAPGRPPDFAMMLRNRLSGADLVRVEQFEFDRIIELEFDRADGSTTIVAELFGDGNVAVLDEHGEVVDSLETVRLKSRTVAPGAPYEFPSARFNPLTVDYEGFVARIEDSDADLVRTLATQLNFGGLYGEELCSRAGIEYNVDIETVTDEQFERLYEVVTDLATQLREGNLDPRVYYESTGEGDDEESRRRVDVTPVPLEEYEALYSERFDSFNAALDDYFYHVQRESEVEGGETKRPDFESEIQKHEHIIRQQEQAIEDFEADAEAEREKAELLYARYDLVDDVISTVQGARAEDVPWDEIRDTFREGADRGIPAAEAVVDVDGSEGTVTLAVDDTRVTVDASMGVEKNADRLYKEAKRIESKKEGAMAAIEDTREDLADVKERRDSWEEDDGEDEAPETETDDEPTDWLAEPSIPIRQTEQWYEQFRWFHTSDGFLVIGGRDADENEQLVKKYLERGDKFFHAQAHGGPVTVLKATGPSEPSKDVDFPQSSLEEAAQFAVSYSSVWKDGKFAGDVYMVEKDQVSKTPESGEYLEKGGFAIRGDRTYFEDTEVGVAVGITCEDETRVVGGPPTAVRPQVATSITVEPGQYAQNDIAKRLYREFKTRFADETFVRKVASPDRIQEFLPPGGSRMVDD from the coding sequence ATGGACCACAAGCGGGAGCTGACGAGCGTCGACCTCGCGGCGCTCGAGACGGAACTCGGGGCCTACGAGGGCGCGAAACTCGACAAGGCGTACCTCTACGCCGACGACGACCTCGTCAGGCTCAAGATGCGGGATTTCGACCGCGGGCGGGTGGAGTTCGTCATCGAACTCGGCGAGGTCAAGCGGGCCCACGTCGTCGCGGCCGACCACGTCCCCGACGCGCCAGGCCGGCCACCGGACTTCGCGATGATGCTGCGCAACCGACTGTCCGGGGCCGACCTCGTCCGCGTCGAGCAGTTCGAGTTCGACCGCATCATCGAACTGGAGTTCGACCGGGCGGACGGGTCGACGACCATCGTCGCGGAGCTGTTCGGCGACGGCAACGTTGCCGTCCTGGACGAACACGGCGAGGTCGTCGACTCACTGGAGACGGTGCGCCTGAAGTCACGGACGGTCGCGCCCGGCGCGCCCTACGAGTTCCCCTCGGCACGGTTCAACCCGCTCACCGTCGATTACGAGGGGTTCGTGGCTCGAATCGAGGACTCGGACGCCGACCTCGTCCGGACGCTGGCGACGCAGCTCAACTTCGGCGGCCTCTACGGGGAGGAACTGTGTTCGCGGGCGGGCATCGAGTACAACGTCGACATCGAGACGGTCACCGACGAGCAGTTCGAGCGCCTCTACGAGGTCGTCACGGACCTCGCGACCCAGCTCAGAGAGGGGAATCTCGACCCCCGCGTCTACTACGAGTCGACCGGGGAGGGAGACGACGAGGAGTCGCGCCGCCGCGTCGACGTCACGCCGGTCCCGCTCGAAGAGTACGAAGCGCTCTACAGCGAGCGCTTCGACTCGTTCAACGCGGCGCTGGACGACTACTTCTACCACGTCCAGCGGGAGAGCGAGGTCGAGGGCGGCGAGACGAAACGGCCCGACTTCGAGAGCGAGATTCAGAAACACGAGCACATCATCCGCCAGCAGGAGCAGGCCATCGAGGACTTCGAGGCCGACGCCGAGGCCGAACGGGAGAAAGCCGAGTTACTGTACGCCCGCTACGACCTGGTGGACGACGTCATCTCGACCGTGCAGGGGGCCAGAGCGGAGGACGTGCCGTGGGACGAGATACGCGACACCTTCCGCGAAGGCGCGGACAGAGGCATCCCGGCCGCGGAAGCCGTCGTCGACGTCGACGGCAGCGAGGGGACGGTCACGCTGGCGGTCGACGACACGCGCGTGACCGTGGACGCGTCGATGGGCGTCGAGAAGAACGCCGACCGCCTCTACAAGGAGGCGAAACGCATCGAATCGAAAAAAGAGGGCGCGATGGCCGCCATCGAGGACACGCGCGAGGACCTGGCCGACGTCAAGGAACGCCGTGACAGCTGGGAAGAAGACGACGGCGAGGACGAGGCACCGGAGACCGAGACCGACGACGAGCCGACCGACTGGCTCGCCGAACCCTCGATACCGATCCGCCAGACCGAGCAGTGGTACGAGCAGTTCCGCTGGTTCCACACATCGGACGGCTTCCTCGTCATCGGCGGTCGGGACGCCGACGAGAACGAGCAACTCGTCAAGAAGTACCTCGAGCGTGGCGACAAGTTCTTCCACGCGCAGGCGCACGGCGGACCGGTGACCGTCCTGAAAGCCACGGGCCCGAGCGAGCCCTCGAAAGACGTCGACTTCCCGCAGTCCTCGCTCGAGGAGGCCGCGCAGTTCGCCGTCTCGTACTCCTCGGTCTGGAAGGACGGGAAGTTCGCCGGGGACGTCTACATGGTCGAGAAAGACCAGGTGTCGAAGACGCCGGAGAGCGGGGAGTACCTGGAGAAAGGCGGGTTCGCCATCCGGGGCGACCGGACGTACTTCGAGGACACCGAGGTCGGCGTCGCCGTCGGCATCACCTGCGAGGACGAGACGCGCGTCGTCGGCGGCCCGCCGACTGCCGTCCGCCCGCAGGTGGCGACGAGCATCACCGTCGAACCCGGCCAGTACGCGCAAAACGACATCGCGAAACGGCTCTACCGGGAGTTCAAGACGCGGTTCGCGGACGAGACGTTCGTCCGGAAGGTCGCCAGTCCCGACCGTATCCAGGAGTTCTTGCCACCGGGCGGCAGTCGGATGGTCGACGACTGA